Genomic DNA from Eleutherodactylus coqui strain aEleCoq1 chromosome 8, aEleCoq1.hap1, whole genome shotgun sequence:
TTCCTTCTCCCCCACCATTATTTTGGCTTACTGCGGGGTTCCGTCTCTTGCCTTTTTCTTTAACAGATGTGTGTGAGTCTGTAGAGCCCACGGGGACGGCGACCGCCGGAGGTCCGCGACTGATCACGGTTTCCCCCAACTCTCTGACTATACTGTCCTTCGACTGCTGAGCAGTGATGGAGTTCGGGGGGGGCTTTGTGTTGGTGCTGCATCGTCATGACTTAACCAATAGGGACAAGGCGCAGTAAATGCACGCTGCTTGGTCCTGGCCTTTAATTCCAGCTGATAGTAGAGAAATAAATCAGCGCCGGccatctagcaggagcaggtcggtgTAGTCTTGAACTGCTTCTGCCTTGTCTTCTGTGGGCTACATGAGCGCTATATAGAGAAAGCGGCAGTGCTGCTCTCAGCGCTCGACCCGCTGGGCGCCTcctggcagagctgcagggtcaccgcagaccccgatcagctctgccagtgactgctgTCCTTACAGGCGCAGTTTACCCCGTatattggggctgctgtggatGCCCCACTTACAGGGGAGAAGTGTGACATAAAATATGTGACTGACCCCCGGAGTCTCTGATGTCACGGGGGGCAGAGATGTTCGTAAAAAACAATGAACTAAAAACAAACTGCTGAACCAACCGAATCCGGCGTATCCGAAAACCCCGGGCGCCTTCTGGTTACTACACAATCAGCATGGTGCTTACACTCACTGCATGGAAGACAAATGTCATTGACCCCGAATAAAACAATGATCCATTAAACCACCGTAGTGTAGGTCAGCGCAGGGGATGGCGTCGGGGGAGAACACAGTGAGAGGGGCTCAGCCGGCGTTATTGGCCCACATCCCTCCACAAGCCGCGGCCTGATGAGACGGTAAACCTCGGAGGAGGAGTGAATAGTAACCCCGCGGGATAATGTGCCGAAACCGCGGCCTGATGAGACGTCACCCAGACAAAGACATGGAAACCACCACATCATGaatgtgcctggtccttaaggggttaaaggggtggtcccatGGAAGCCGAGGATAGGCGATAACtggcagatcagtgggggtccagccGCTGGAGTGAGGTCAGATGATGGGGGCGGTAGGACTGCCGAAGagcacttggctatttctgttGGTGCCGGTGGAATCAGTGGAGTGGCGGTGCCCTTCTGGCCTTCCTCATGTGCTAGAGATCCGGGGACCCCAGCGGTCTGCCCCCCATTTATCGGCAGGTCATCCCCTGTGGATGGTTGATTATTTGCGTTTGTTGGACTACCTGTTTAAATTCCAGAGACTTCAGAGCTGAACTCTTCATCTTTCAGCCATTTATGTGATGGAGCAGACGGTCATTGGTTGGTAATTTTTTCATTCTACCTACTAGATGCACATGGGCAAAGCCGACCTCTTACCGGCAGACACAAACTCTGCCGCCACCTCGTGTCCTGCGTCTGAAAGCCCATCCGTGGAATCGCCGCCCTTAGAGGCCGCCTCCGCAGAGACCACCCCAGGTCAGCCTCTCCGCACATAGCCGTTGTCTTGTATGCTCGGTGTATTCACTGTAAGTAACGTATATGCATCCCTCCCAGCACAAAGTGATGATTCCCCCACAGAGGAGTCCAAGGAGCTGCTTGAGGAGTCCGCAGAAGCTTCCGAAGAGACGGCAGAGAAGATGGAGAGGTGGGCTTGTAAAGCATTTCTTTCATGTCACAGAATTGCCACAACCTCTGTTAGTTATTGCTGAGGGTCAGCGGCAACGGGCACACCGCCCTGATGAAGAAAAGCACGGATGAGAGTGCAAAAAGAAAAGTATAGTATGTTTGTAGACTGTAAATACGGCCACTAGAGGGCACCGTAATGGTCACTGTCAGCCCCTCACAATTCCCCCATACACGTGTTCTCTCGGTTCGGGGAGGTGAATACGTTGCTGTCAGATTTCTCCGGCAGCAGTTTATCTCCCGTgagaacaaaggattgggcatgttgaaattcagTATGCTCAATCCTTctgtcctgtgacatcccatTGGATGGTCGACCTTCAGCTCATCTGGGACTATATAGTTAGTAACACTGCAGTATGTGAGTAAGCAGCGGAACGCGCGACTCGCCATACCGCATCACATGGTGCGTTGTGAGAATGTGGAGGCGTCTTGGGCTGCGGCGGGTGCGGTCGTCGGTGCAGCACCCGTAATGGCTGGTAGTACTGATGCCGGAGTTCTTGGAAGGACTTGAATTGACTGATCTTCTGTAATCTCTCCCTTGTAGCGTTATGTCCAAGCTGGAAAAGAAAATGGAGCAGAagcagcaggaggagcaggaggtgaGTTACTTGTTCCTCCCTGCCGGTCAGCCCTTGTTTACTTCCCCTTCTACAGTATTACTACGGGAGCCTCCAGAGTGGCTGCAACGCCCCGAGGTCAGCTGCGCTAAACCCTGGTCACCGCACGGCGGTCTCGTGGCCGCTCAGTTTAACCAGGGACGGTCTGGAAATGTAAGGCGTCTCTGCAGGCAAGAGCGTCTTATTCGTTTTCCAAGCAGACACAGCCTTAAAGCGCTGATCCCGGGACAGGAACATTCTTTCGCTTCCTTAGCCGCGCGCACTGAATGGATGTGTGCGGAGCAATGAAGGAACTTTTATCGTTTACTTTTGTCTTCTCAAGAAAGAGATCaagagagagattgagaggaGAAAACTGGGAAAAGACATGCTGGAGTATAAAAGAAAGCAGGAAGATGACCAGGCCAGACGGGCACTGGAGGAACGGAACAGGGAGAAGGCCGAGGACAGAGCTGAAAGAGAAAGGATTAAACAACAGATTGCACAGGTTAGTGggtcatactccagagctgcactcactattctgctgctggtggagtcactgtgtacatacattacttatcctgtactgctcctgagttacatcctgtattataccccagagctgcactcactattctgctggtggagtcactgtgtacatacattacttatcctgtactgatcctgagttacatcctgtattataccccagagctgcactcactattctgctggtggagtcactgtgtacatacattacttatcctgtactgctcctgagttacatcctgtattatattgcagagctgcactcactattctgctggtggagtcactgtgtacgtacattacttatcctgtactgaccctgagttacattctgtattataccccagagctgcactcactattctgctgctggtggagtcactgtgtacatatattacttatcctgtactgatcctgagttacatcctgtattatactccagagctgcactcactattctcctggtggagtcactctgtacatacattacttatcctgtactgctcctgagttacatcctgtattatactccagagctgcactcactattctgctgttggagtcactgtgtacatacattacttatcctgcactgaccctgagttacatcctgtattatactccagagctgcactcactattctgctgttggagtcactgtgtacatatattacttatcctgtactgctcctgagttacatcctgtattatactccagagctgcactcactattctgttggtggagtcactgtgtacatatattacttatcctgtactgctcctgagttacatcctgtattataccccagagctgcactcactattttgctggtggagtcactttgtacatacattacttatcctgtactgatcctgagttacatcctgtattatactccagagctgcactcactattctgctggtggagtcactgtgtgcatacattacttatcttgtactgatcctgagttccatcctgtattatactgcagagctgcactcactattctgctagttggTAAATAAAATGATCGACAAGCTTGTTGACAAGTCCCTAATCTGCTAAAATATCCTTCTTCCTGTGCGTTATGCTAATGGCAGCTAAACTGATAGGTGGTTCATCTtgctgtctgagctccactgccgttCCGTATTTAATACATGCCCATCCAAGTCTTGATTGATGTCTCCACCTGCAGCAGCTGAGGATGACATGACTTTCATAAGCTCAATGCCGCATTATAGGATCTGGCACATGTGACTCACTCTTGGTTGTCCATGTTGCAGTTGACATCATGCGCCGTTCTCCTTGTGGCCCCCTCTGCTATCAGAGTGAaagtcatagactggtagagttggaagggacccccagggtcatcgggtccaaccccctgcgcagtgcaggatcactaaatcatcccagacagatgtctatccggccttggaagacttccattgaaggagaactccccacttcccgtggtaacctgttccactcattgatcccctcactgtctaatatctaatctgtctcctccctttcagtttcctcccattgcttctagtctttccttgtgcagatgagaataggactgatccctctgcactgtgacagtccttcagatatttgtagactgctattaagtctcctctcagccttctcttcagctaaacattcccagatcctttaaccgttcctcataggacatgatttgcagaccgctcaccatcttggtaactcttctctgaacttgctccagtttgtctatgtcttgtataaagtgggatgcccagaactggacccagtattccagatgaggtctgactaaggaagagtagaggggataatgacctcacgtgacctagactctatgcttctctaatacatcccagaattgtgtttgcctttttggctgctgcatcacattgttgactcatgttcagtctatgatctagtagtatacccaagtctttttcacatgtgctgctgcttagcccaattcctcccattctgtatgcgctttcttcatttttcttgcccagatgtaggactttgcatttctccttgttaaatcccattctgttagtcgccgaccactgtgcaagcttttctagatctttctgaaccctctcttctctagtgttagctatccctcctagctttgtgtcatcggcacatttgatcagtttcccacaattccctcctccagatcatttataacaatgttgaccaacactgggcccaggacagagccttgtggatcTTGAGGCAACTGAGTTCTGTGCCAAATATGTTTACATGACACAGAAatccaaaatctgcaataaaaaaagtGATCTTTTTGGGAGAGTTTTTCTGAATGTGGCTGTTGGGGTTGAGTCGCCCGGTGACCCCTGAGCAGCGCCCTGTAGATTTGGTGCGTGCAGATGACTCCGCTGCTTAGAAGCGCCCAGGATATGAGCCCGCTGAGGCGTTCGCTGTACGACGGCCCTCCCTCTTTTACAAATCTACAGGGATAGCGCTGAAGCCGTCTCCTCGGAGGATTGGGGTTGTGCAGAAGAGCCTCCTGGTCCTTCAGAGAGCCGGTGATGGGATTTGGTAGGTTCCAGTGTAATTCTATGTAGCTCTGTTCTAGGATCGCGTGGATCGACTGGCCCGATTTGCTAAGtctaaagaagaacaagaagctATAAGAGCAGCTGAGCTCCAGGCGCGGCAGGCGGAGATGGAAGTCCGGAGGGAAGCGGTACAGACAGAACGCAGGTAGGTGCTGTGGCCTGGTCTCTGCGCGGCCCTCTCCCCCGGCGGGTGACCTTGGCCTGGTCTCTGCGCGGCCCTCTCCCCCGGCGGGTGACCTTGGCCTGGTCTCTGCGCGGCCCTCTCCCCCGGCGGGTGACCTTGGCCTGGTGTCTGCGCGGCCCTCTCCCCCCCCGGCGGGTGACCTTGGCCTGGTGTCTGCGcggccctctcccccccccggcGGGTGACCTTGGCCTGGTGTCTGCGCGGCCCTCTCTTCCCCGGCGGGTGACCTTGGCCTGGTGTCTGCGCGGCCCTCTCTTCCCCGGCGGGTGACCTTGGCCTGGTGTCTGCGCGGCCCTCTCTTCCCCGGCGGGTGACCGTGGCCTGGTGTCTGCGCGGCCCTCTCTTCCCCGGCGGGTGACCGTGGCCTGGTGTCTGCGCGGCCCTCTCTTCCCCGGCGGGTGACCGTGGCCTGGTGTCTGCGCGGCCCTCTCTTCCCCGGCGGGTGACCGTGGCCTGGTGTCTGCGCGGCCCTCTCTTCCCCGGCGGGTGACCGTGGCCTGGTGTCTGCGCGGCCCTCTCTTCCCCGGCGGGTGACCTTGGCCTGGTCTCTGCGCGGCCCTCTCTCCCGGCGGGTGACCTTGGCCTGGTCTCTGCGCGGCCCTCTCTCCCGGCGGGTGACCTTGGCCTGGTCTCTGCGCGGCCCTCTCTCCCGGCGGGTGACCTTGGCCTGGTCTCTGCGCGGCCCTCTCTCCCGGCGGGTGACCTTGGCCTGGTCTCTGCGCGGCCCTCTCTCCCGGCGGGTGACCTTGGCCTGGTCTCTGCGCGGCCCTCTCTCCCCGGCGGGAGACCTTGGCCTGGTCTCTGCGCGGCCCTCTCTCCCCGGCGGGAGACCTTGGCCTGGTCTCTGCGCGGCCCTCTCTCCCCGGCGGTTGACCTTGGCCTGGTCTCTGCGCGGCCCTCTCCCCCCGCTGGGTGACCTTGGCCTGGTCTCTGCGCGGCCCTCTCCCCCCGGCGGGTGACCTTGGCCTGGTCTCTGCGCGGCCCTCTCCCCCCGGCGGGTGACCTTGGCCTGGTCTCTGCGCGGCCCTCTCTCCCCCGGCGGGTGACCTTGGCCTGGTCTCTGCGCGGCCCTCTCTCCCCCGGCGGGTGACCTTGGCCTGGTCTCTGCGCGGCCCTCTCTCCCCCGGCGGGTGACCTTGGCCTGGTCTCTGCGCGGCCCTCTCTCCCCCGGCGGGTGACCTTGGCCTGGTCTCTGCGCGGCCCTCTCTCCCCCGGCGGGTGACCTTGGCCTGGTCTCTGCGCGGCCCTCTCTCCCCCGGCGGGTGACCTTGGCCTGGTCTCTGCGCGGCCCTCTCTCCCCCGGCGGGTGACCCTCTGCTTTCCTCTTCAGGACCGTGGCCCGGATACAGTTCAGACGTCCGGATGGCTCGTCCTTCACCAACCAGTTCTCATCAGAGGCCCCTCTGGAGGAGGCTCGTCGCTTCGCCGCACAGGTCGGTGGGGAAGAGATGTTTTTGCTGTACATTTTATTTAGTTTACCTTTTTCATTGCGTGAAGGAAACCGAACTTTAGGGCTTACCCCCAACTGCCAACGACATCTGTTTTCTCTATAAGGGGCGCTTCTCTGGTTTTTTGTTCAAGCAGCAAATCACTTTTCTCTCCCAGCTGTAGGGAAGGAATGAAGTTCTGTCTGCCGGATTTACTCATTCAGTTGTGTGGAGGGATTCATTCAGAATGATTAGTAGAGGGTTTAGTCAGGAAGGAGGTCATGCCCTGCGCCCCTCCCACGAACAGCACTCCGTGAAGCCCGACTCATCGACGGCTATGGACACCGTTTgcgttgaattttttttttattgcttagttgctttgtaaattaaaaaaaatgaagaagcGTTCTAATTAGTCTTCATTTACACCTTCCTACCGCTGACCGCTGTGCAGCTGTAGAGCCTCTGCAGTTCCTTCATGCGGCTGGTTGCGCTGCTGCGCCTGACATGGATTGGACAGGGCACGGCTGCCGGCTCTGTTGGCCCCTCTTCTCCCTTGGTGTTAGATTGTACTGATTCGGGTGTGGAGTAAAGCGCCCCCCGCGGTCTGTAGGGGAGCGGTGACTGTGCCTTGAGAGAAGGGAGGGAACAGCCTCTGGGCACAAGGGAGAGATCATCCCTCATGGCTTGTAGAATCAGTGAAGGCAGCCGCTTCCTGCCACCGCGGCATCCCCTGCAGCGCGTACTTCTGGAAGGGCCACGGCCACGTGCTCCGTGCGACCACCAACATGGAAAATCTCTGTGTTTTTGCTTATCAGGGGCGTCCGTAGCCtttaaggttaaaggggttttcctatgacTTCTCAGTCGCTCTGCCCATCCTGatgagcagcaaccaggaaggacggaGTGAAgaatggaaaaacccctttaaaggactgAACTGCAGCAGCCGACGCGCCGTATCTAAACGTGAGGCCCCTCCAGACCAGAGGCGTTTTCGCTTGGTATCGGTGCTCCCTCTCCTGGCCTCCTAGGGCCACAACAGCTGTTGTCCCATCGGCTCTTATATCAGAGCTGGGTTTTGCAGGGCGAGCTGACCTTTTTATTGATGCAGTTTTGGGTTACATTGAACTTTTTTAAAGTGGCTTTTTACTCTTCTTTTGGGGCCCGGGGCCCCGCAGCACGCCGTGTCTATCCTTTTCTTGCAGCGTTCACCGTGCGGAAtaaataaacaatatttttagcACTTTGGACTTTTTATGAATGTGGCCTCGTGTGGGGGACTATAATAATATTAGTTTTTGGAGACGCCGTCcctctaacttttttttacatttatttttttaaattgtattaaagttaaaaaaaagttctccTGGAGGGCCGAACCTGAAACCACTAGTGGCACTTCTTACAGTAGTTCTTGTAGTCCTTTTAATAGTTGTCTATTAAGCCCCCGGCCTCAGCAGGCATCTGTGTGTGGCAGCCCTGAGCGCCTTCACTAGACTCCAGACTGCCACTCTGTGACCATGTCAAAGGGGCGATGGGGCAACGGAGGGAGCGCGCTGTCCCTGCTAACTGCTTACGTGTCGCTCAGCATTGACCGCAGCATCAGAgtagttaaaagggttttgtcattaaaaaaatatatatatacacatacatactgctattcctccccaggcagaatacttacggcatcttctcctcgctgatcttcagTCCCTTGGGTcagctcacctccagccggccggatcctcttctcctTGTTATGAAGCGTGCATTCCTAGTAttctcttcctgcaggtcagtgaaggtggCGTCCCTGTGCCgcagcgttcactggctaggaaggaatgctgatctactgcagagacagcgggcatgaGCAGCCTCTGCaacagctcagcactccctgccagACTGGGACGTAGTGTACAATGCcaggcaggaagaagacggcctgtGAATGGACGCTTGGCAGCAGAAGCAGAAGAATTGGCCGGCTGGAGGTAAGGTGACCCCCAGACTGCAGGTGACAGGAGCAGATCAGCGAGAAagagatctggtaagtagaatgACGGGGAAGGAACAGGGGGATatagaattttaattttttttttaatgactgaaCCCCTTTACGTAGCCAAGATGGGGGCCGTGGTTGGTGGCTGTCAGCTGTTGGCCGCCAGTTATAAAGTGGGCCCTGTACACCAACCTGTGACCATGTGACGCGGTTCAGGAGAAGCTAAGGAGATAATCCAACAGTGGAAGTTCTGAGTTTTGCTGTAAGCTGTTTTGGTTATGAAGGAGGGTCGGAGCCCCACGGTTTGTGTCGATGAACAGGTCTGGAGGCGACGGCAGGCGGTACAAGTGGCCGTGAATGGGTGAGCGCTAAGATGCAATTCTTATGCTTGCAGACCGTCGGAAACGCCTACGGCAACTTCTCATTAGCAACCATGTTTCCTCGAAGAGAATTTACCGAAGAGGATTATGGGAAATCTTTACTGTCTCTGGAACTTACCCCCAGTGCCTCAATAGTCCTCCTACCGGTAGGTCTGCTGATTTGATGCATTCGCCTTCAGCCAGCCGTTCGCGCGGCAGATCTGCCATTTGTGAATAGCCCCGTGGGCACCCGCTTGTATTTACTGCTCTCCTTTGCTCTATCGACAGGCTGGAAGGCCGGCACAGGCCGTGGTGCAGTCGTCCGGCGGAGGGGTTTGGGGCTTTTTGGGCACCTTGTTATATCCCCTTCTTGCAGTCTGGCGGTTTCTGAGCAGCTTCCTATTCAGTAGCCCCCCACCAACACAGCAGACTGACAGAGGAGGTTACACCCCGCAGGAAAGTACCAGCGCCTCGGCATCCAGTAGTTCAGAGCCAAAGAGGTAAGTGTGTGACCCTGCGCGGACCCCCTTCTTACTGAGCCTGTGGGGTGGATGGAGGGACATTACTTGGCCTGCAGGATTACACATGTGATGGAGGGAAGTCTCCCGCAGTGTTGGGGCTCATCAAGTATTCTGGCCGCTCGCGAAGTATCTGTAAACGGGGTTCGTGCAGCCCAAGTCACTTGTGGGGCAAGGTTGTTCAGatgcctaagggtccttttagggCACTGTCACACGTGCCCAATATGCCCGCAGGACGCACCGCAAGCCGTGCTAAATCCCACAGCGCTCCACGCGGAAGTTACTTAATTCTGCACGACATTTCGTAATGAGACTTTGTGCGGAGTTTGCAGCGGCTGATCTTCTCCACAGCAGTGTATTCGGTCCGGGTGCAGCGGGGTCATGAATGGCGCATATTCAATTGACTTTTTTTTGGTCCTTTAACAAGAACCAAAGTGGGCGGCGCTTAGTATGAACATCCGTGAGTAATGTGCCGATCACTGGGGTTGTATCGTGTATACAGAGCGCAGCTCCACCTCAGTGAGCGAGGCCTGCGCTGCGGCTGATGTGGCCGTGTGCAAGCCCTACACTCCCTGCAAGTGCTGATCCGAGCCCCCGGCGCATCCACAACCTCTGGAGGGATGAATAACTCCTCCGACGCAGGTTATTGAGCTGCGGGCTGTTCAGACCCGACTCCAGTAATCAGTGGGGATGGGCAGGATGTGTGCCGGACGCTCCGCGGGGCGCGAGGCATGCTGTGTACCCATCTGCGGCCCGCGTCACCCCTCGGATCGCTTGCGCTTCTTCCGCTGTGTATGATGAATGTCCCCCGCGTCACTTGTGTGCCGACATCTTCTGCCCTTCTGTCTCCTCCAGAGAAGTTCGAAAAAGAGTACTTGAAAAAAGAACGGACGAATTTAAGAAGGAAGGCAAAATCTACAGGTTACGGACGCCAGACGACGAGGATGAGAACAACACCTGGAACGGGAACTCCACGCAGCAGATGTAGCAGCGGCCATGTTTGTTTAGTTTGATTTGTTTGAGCCACATtgctgcgttggggggggggggggggtccgtatTTTAATCACTGTCACATGGCTTCGCTCAATGCATGAACTTGGGGCCTCGAACTCATCCCAGATTCCACTTTCCCAGCCGGCGCGGCGGTAGAAGCTTCTCTAACAGCCGGCAGGTCGGGTCGCCCCGCATTGTTTTGGTTAAACTCTGCAACATTTTCTCAAAATTGCTGcttctttaaagaggacctgcggCTCCGGGGTCCGCGGCACGGAGTGGGGGGTTACTAGAGGAGAAATGCACCAGTAAGCGGGTCGACTAGCGCTAAATAGAGCAGCGGCGGCACAGCAAGGCATGTCCGAACGCAGAGGGGAAAGTTCTGTAGCCCAGGAGCAAGCAGGAGCCCCAATGTAGAACACTTGTAGTCGTACCAACTCCAAGACTATACTGAGCCCTCCACAGCCGCCCGGACCCTGTGCTACAGCcacgctgtggtcccagtgattattGTAACTGATGATGTCAttggaaatcaggtgactgctgcagccaatgagagcgcTCACACCCTGAAGCCGTGATGACAGGAGGCTGCCCTGGTGCTTCTTCCGCTCACTGGGCGCCCCTTAGCTAGATCAATAACATGCCTATAAAATGGGAAAAGTACCCTTTTTTCTCTTGTAGTAACCCTCTACTTCCATCTCCTATGAAATAACAACTCTGGAGCACCTATTCTTAAGATTCTCCTTCAGGACAGCCCTCTGGTAGTCCctactggaaatgtatgaatgaaCACCTGGGCGTTGCCATTCCGCTTGTCAGTAAGGCGTGTCTGACACTGTCAGTACTGATTGGACAGTGTAGGTGCATGCCCTACCAACAAGAGGAAGGCAAcaccctctgttattcctcctggaaaactGGAACAGCACAATGTAAAATAATATTGCTTCAGAATTGTAGTTACTAAAAATGGACATGTCAGAAGAGCCACCGCCACTTCTTCAGTGCCTCTTAAAGGGATGGTCTGGGAGTTTGGGGATGGCCATATGCAGGATGTAGAAAAAGATCTATTGGGCTTTATTAAAAATTCTACCACTTCAAAACTGtagctgtgtgcagccggcctgccCCGAGGGGTAAAGCCATTGGCCGTTTCTGTCACATGACTG
This window encodes:
- the UBXN4 gene encoding UBX domain-containing protein 4 encodes the protein MLWFQGAIPEAIAAAKQRSSVFVVFVAGDDEQSTQMAESWRSEEVQRSAAEGFVAIRIDSKSETCLQFSQIYPVVCIPSSFFIGENGIPLEVIAGSISVEDLIAKIVKVKQMHMGKADLLPADTNSAATSCPASESPSVESPPLEAASAETTPAQSDDSPTEESKELLEESAEASEETAEKMESVMSKLEKKMEQKQQEEQEKEIKREIERRKLGKDMLEYKRKQEDDQARRALEERNREKAEDRAERERIKQQIAQDRVDRLARFAKSKEEQEAIRAAELQARQAEMEVRREAVQTERRTVARIQFRRPDGSSFTNQFSSEAPLEEARRFAAQTVGNAYGNFSLATMFPRREFTEEDYGKSLLSLELTPSASIVLLPAGRPAQAVVQSSGGGVWGFLGTLLYPLLAVWRFLSSFLFSSPPPTQQTDRGGYTPQESTSASASSSSEPKREVRKRVLEKRTDEFKKEGKIYRLRTPDDEDENNTWNGNSTQQM